In Microscilla marina ATCC 23134, a single window of DNA contains:
- a CDS encoding SpoIIE family protein phosphatase, giving the protein MANIPKANYNYLIFFLCLLSPFAYAQQPFIKNYPPKEYRGAGQNWNIIQGKSGMMYVANNDGILQYDGLQWNLITLPNKAFVYSLALAADGRIFVGAVEDMGYFARDSKGKWVFTSLKAQLKQQVKNIKTIHQTYIIEDQVIFLSNTQMFIYKNNKFTVVKISRFRTYILNNKLYIKRKGKLWVYQQGKFQVSNLIEGFDLSQLSLIAPFSDNKWMIVDVKKKIWIYDSKASKDKKIQAAPQQLAPYLKNEYLAKITRLPNQQMALKSYEYLFILDKNGKLIHKIKASTATINNKINGLHYDHQGNLWLAMDYGIATIMLNSPLTHFDNKDGFKGVIYSLGNNSHYTYIGTNHGAYYYTKEEGKIKKVKNLYGDCWNFYNYGSQTLLANSWGIYQVKDSVAKRLMRYRYAHSLTKLKAPENHFVVGTYNTGIWLLKKEGDQWKTHKIKGFEKETRFIKEDDAGHLWISHYNMGVYKLKLNPQRDSVISQTFYNDKSGLPSNRNTRMYRLQSGKIVFTTIQGFYEYSAAKDKFVPIKRFNQALGDKYCVYTFQEDTKGNIYCWLGQGAPYNREVAGVLKKQANGSFKLITNLFNNIEIATNGLRVDVDAPVLVTPSEKEVLIGNLNKLLIYNVVKPTNIDQSYRVIIKNIQAKDSSIFKYGRQRTKIVLPYGLNNINAQFAAITYEKIEKTRYRYRLEGFQDQWSAWNKQPQANFTNLPEGTYTFAVKARNVYDKESKINTFSFEIRPPWYRTWWAYTLYVVLSIALIGLIAWLNSRRLIKQKVVLELVVQERTEEIMAQNEELIQNQDEILAQRSYIEDQNKHLLQKNTMIQQSIKSALTIQQAFLPFDSRVKTFLSNYFIVYHPKDIVSGDFYWIEKVGNKTIVIAADCTGHGVPGAFMSLIGYNLFNKIILQQDCYDPVDILNQLHEQVAIALKQPSSNNINGMDVIIMVMEDTRNEATQLTFASARRPLYYLTPKQKDEMHIVKGTRKSIGGLQNKTISFEKHQLILPKDSLIYVGSDGLVDQNNPERKKFGARRLEQLLQDIAWLPLDEQKEIIEKELSEHMETAAQRDDILWMGIKV; this is encoded by the coding sequence GTGGCAAACATCCCCAAAGCAAATTATAATTATCTAATTTTCTTTTTATGCCTTCTATCTCCTTTTGCCTACGCTCAACAGCCATTTATCAAGAATTACCCGCCTAAAGAATACCGGGGTGCCGGGCAAAACTGGAACATTATACAGGGCAAGTCGGGAATGATGTATGTAGCCAACAACGATGGTATACTGCAATACGATGGTTTGCAGTGGAACCTTATTACCCTCCCTAACAAAGCTTTTGTTTATTCGCTTGCTTTGGCTGCCGATGGGCGAATATTTGTGGGTGCAGTAGAAGACATGGGGTATTTTGCCCGCGACTCAAAAGGCAAATGGGTTTTTACATCGCTCAAAGCCCAACTCAAGCAACAAGTCAAAAATATAAAAACCATCCATCAAACCTATATTATTGAAGATCAGGTGATTTTTTTGAGTAACACGCAAATGTTTATTTACAAAAACAATAAATTTACTGTAGTCAAAATTAGCCGGTTTCGTACGTATATACTCAACAATAAGCTTTACATTAAACGTAAAGGCAAACTGTGGGTATACCAACAAGGTAAATTTCAGGTATCCAACTTAATTGAGGGTTTCGACTTATCTCAACTAAGCCTCATTGCCCCTTTTTCGGACAACAAATGGATGATTGTAGATGTAAAAAAGAAAATCTGGATTTACGACTCTAAAGCCTCCAAAGACAAAAAAATACAAGCAGCCCCTCAACAACTGGCTCCCTACCTCAAAAACGAGTACCTGGCAAAAATTACCCGCCTGCCTAATCAACAAATGGCTTTGAAAAGTTATGAGTACTTATTTATCCTAGACAAAAACGGTAAGCTTATACATAAGATAAAAGCAAGTACTGCAACGATTAATAACAAGATCAATGGTTTGCACTACGACCACCAAGGTAACCTATGGCTGGCCATGGACTATGGCATTGCTACCATCATGCTTAATTCGCCCTTGACCCACTTCGACAATAAAGATGGGTTTAAAGGAGTCATCTATAGTCTGGGCAACAACAGTCATTACACCTATATAGGTACCAACCACGGTGCCTATTATTATACCAAAGAAGAGGGGAAAATAAAGAAGGTAAAAAACTTGTATGGCGATTGCTGGAATTTTTACAATTATGGCTCCCAAACCTTGCTTGCCAATAGTTGGGGTATATACCAGGTAAAAGACAGTGTAGCCAAAAGATTGATGCGTTATCGTTATGCACATTCACTGACCAAGCTCAAAGCTCCGGAAAATCATTTTGTAGTAGGAACCTACAATACAGGAATATGGTTGCTAAAAAAAGAAGGTGACCAATGGAAAACCCATAAAATCAAGGGCTTTGAAAAGGAAACCCGCTTTATAAAAGAAGACGATGCTGGACATTTATGGATATCGCACTACAACATGGGGGTATACAAACTCAAACTCAACCCTCAACGCGATTCGGTTATTAGTCAAACATTTTATAACGACAAAAGCGGGTTACCCTCTAACCGCAACACCCGTATGTACAGGCTTCAAAGCGGCAAAATAGTATTTACTACCATTCAAGGTTTTTATGAATACAGTGCCGCCAAAGACAAGTTTGTTCCGATAAAACGCTTCAACCAGGCACTAGGCGACAAGTATTGTGTATACACTTTTCAGGAAGATACTAAAGGCAATATATACTGCTGGCTGGGGCAAGGAGCGCCCTACAACCGTGAAGTGGCGGGTGTACTTAAGAAACAAGCCAATGGATCTTTTAAGCTGATTACCAACTTATTTAATAACATAGAAATAGCCACCAACGGGCTTAGAGTAGATGTAGATGCTCCAGTGCTGGTTACCCCTTCCGAAAAAGAAGTACTGATTGGCAACCTTAACAAGTTGCTCATTTACAATGTGGTAAAACCTACCAACATTGACCAAAGCTACCGGGTCATCATAAAAAATATTCAGGCAAAAGACTCTAGCATATTTAAATATGGCAGACAACGCACCAAGATAGTATTGCCTTATGGTCTAAACAATATCAATGCACAATTTGCCGCAATTACCTACGAAAAAATTGAAAAAACCCGTTACCGCTATCGTTTAGAAGGTTTTCAAGATCAGTGGTCAGCGTGGAACAAGCAGCCCCAGGCCAATTTTACCAATTTGCCAGAAGGCACGTATACTTTTGCTGTTAAAGCCCGCAATGTGTACGACAAAGAAAGTAAAATCAATACTTTTTCGTTTGAAATACGCCCTCCCTGGTACCGTACCTGGTGGGCTTACACTTTGTATGTGGTGCTGAGCATTGCCCTGATTGGGCTGATTGCCTGGCTTAACTCAAGGCGCCTTATCAAGCAAAAAGTAGTGCTGGAACTGGTAGTGCAAGAAAGAACCGAGGAGATCATGGCACAAAACGAAGAACTTATACAAAATCAGGATGAGATTTTGGCACAAAGAAGCTATATAGAAGATCAAAATAAACATTTGCTGCAAAAAAATACAATGATTCAGCAAAGTATTAAGTCAGCCCTTACTATCCAACAAGCATTTTTACCCTTTGACTCCAGGGTAAAAACCTTTTTGTCTAATTATTTTATTGTATACCACCCTAAAGACATTGTGTCGGGAGATTTTTACTGGATAGAAAAGGTGGGTAATAAAACGATAGTAATTGCAGCAGACTGTACCGGGCACGGAGTACCAGGGGCTTTTATGAGTTTGATTGGATACAACCTTTTCAACAAAATTATTTTGCAACAAGACTGTTATGACCCAGTAGACATACTCAACCAACTACATGAACAAGTAGCAATAGCACTTAAGCAACCCAGCTCTAACAACATCAACGGGATGGATGTAATTATTATGGTAATGGAAGACACTCGTAACGAAGCAACCCAACTCACTTTTGCCAGTGCGCGTCGTCCTTTGTATTACCTTACTCCCAAACAAAAAGACGAAATGCATATAGTCAAAGGTACCCGAAAATCGATCGGAGGATTGCAAAATAAAACAATTTCGTTTGAAAAACACCAACTGATTCTCCCCAAAGACAGCCTCATCTATGTAGGGTCTGACGGTTTGGTA
- a CDS encoding leucine-rich repeat domain-containing protein — MKIEDLNEFEVKMLELLQTGEKWAVELFFQQMEGGLIRKTMLKPYQKIWHWYYPTQKSTVLAIAQMHQVMGWQRLFVTNRQLTQVPQELVWLKSLKHLHLSRNLLKHLPTDIVHLDNLRGLIINNNQIKELPEEIGQMKNLEKLDVRGNRLRELPQSIGQLKQLKVLELKGNQLRSLPEEIGKLSQLESITLQSNALQTLPLSLANLHELNHRESFNLSRNHFVSFPEALLLMPNLQHIDLKNNQLAALPSNIHLLEQLQNLELRNNKITRLPDAIGQLSKLSSLDLRNNLLTDLPNSLKTLVSLKALDIRGNAFDKLPDVVAMLPNLKTLYVDLPVAEASIKQLAQQKNLQYLYITGEPEKIDSICQQLQVYMTGCTFQRSA, encoded by the coding sequence ATGAAAATTGAAGACTTGAATGAGTTTGAGGTAAAAATGCTCGAATTGCTCCAAACAGGAGAAAAATGGGCGGTAGAACTGTTTTTCCAGCAAATGGAAGGAGGGCTCATCAGAAAAACTATGCTCAAACCCTACCAAAAAATATGGCACTGGTATTATCCTACCCAAAAAAGTACAGTATTGGCCATTGCCCAAATGCACCAGGTCATGGGTTGGCAACGATTATTTGTCACCAACCGCCAACTTACCCAAGTACCACAAGAACTTGTCTGGCTCAAGTCACTCAAACACCTGCACCTGTCGCGCAACTTGCTCAAGCACCTTCCTACTGACATTGTCCATTTAGACAACTTGAGAGGGTTGATTATTAACAACAATCAAATAAAGGAGTTACCCGAAGAAATAGGGCAAATGAAAAACCTGGAAAAATTGGATGTCCGGGGAAACCGTTTGCGTGAACTACCCCAAAGCATTGGTCAACTAAAGCAACTCAAAGTACTTGAACTCAAGGGCAATCAATTGCGTAGCCTGCCTGAAGAAATAGGCAAACTAAGCCAACTCGAAAGTATCACCCTACAAAGCAATGCTTTGCAAACCTTGCCGCTATCGCTTGCCAACCTACACGAGCTCAACCACCGCGAAAGCTTTAATCTGTCGCGCAACCATTTTGTCAGTTTTCCAGAAGCACTCCTGCTTATGCCCAACTTGCAACACATAGATTTAAAAAACAATCAGCTTGCTGCCCTGCCCTCCAATATACATTTGCTCGAACAACTCCAAAACCTTGAACTCAGAAACAACAAAATTACCCGTTTACCTGATGCTATAGGGCAATTATCTAAACTTTCATCGCTCGATTTGCGTAACAACTTGCTTACAGACTTACCTAACAGTTTAAAAACATTGGTATCACTAAAGGCGCTTGATATTAGAGGTAATGCCTTTGATAAACTGCCTGATGTTGTAGCTATGCTTCCCAATCTAAAAACGCTTTACGTTGATCTTCCTGTAGCAGAAGCGTCTATCAAACAGCTTGCGCAACAAAAAAATCTGCAGTATTTGTATATCACAGGAGAACCTGAAAAAATAGACAGTATATGCCAACAACTGCAGGTATATATGACAGGTTGTACATTTCAAAGAAGTGCCTGA
- a CDS encoding glycosyltransferase has protein sequence MCLLSVLLPFYNAEKTLAQAIESILAQTLPNFRLVLVNNASTDQSRAIAQSFATKDDRVLLIDEPQAGIAYALNTGLAHITTPYIARMDADDIALPQRLEKQLNFLEQHPAIHLVSCLVRHQSTELQTKGYQRYVDWINTLITSTDINLHRFVESPLAHPSVLFRASAVKQWGNYRQGNFPEDYELWLRWLGQGAHMAKVPETLLVWNDAPTRLSRTDARYSPQEFYKTKAYYLAQWLQKHNIHAPDIWVWGAGKLSRKRARLLEQLGTSIQGYFDLSSHHRLNVPCLHFHDIPPPGKLFIVSYVGNWGARDQIRAHLLKLGYCEGIDFLLAS, from the coding sequence ATGTGTCTACTTTCTGTGCTATTGCCTTTTTATAATGCAGAAAAAACCCTTGCTCAGGCTATAGAAAGCATACTTGCTCAAACGTTGCCCAACTTTAGGCTGGTGTTGGTAAACAATGCCTCTACCGACCAAAGCCGGGCTATTGCCCAAAGTTTTGCTACTAAAGATGACCGTGTTTTGCTGATAGACGAACCACAAGCAGGCATAGCATACGCGCTCAATACCGGGCTTGCCCACATTACTACCCCTTATATTGCCCGTATGGATGCAGATGACATTGCCTTGCCCCAAAGACTGGAAAAACAGCTGAACTTTTTAGAGCAGCACCCTGCCATACACTTGGTGAGCTGTTTGGTACGACACCAAAGCACCGAATTACAAACCAAGGGCTACCAACGTTATGTAGATTGGATCAATACATTGATTACCTCGACCGACATTAACCTTCACCGTTTTGTCGAGTCACCACTGGCACACCCAAGTGTTTTGTTTAGGGCAAGTGCGGTCAAACAATGGGGCAACTACAGGCAAGGTAATTTTCCTGAAGACTATGAGCTGTGGTTGCGTTGGCTTGGGCAAGGGGCACACATGGCAAAGGTGCCCGAAACCTTGCTTGTATGGAACGATGCCCCTACTCGACTCTCGCGCACTGATGCTCGTTATTCGCCACAAGAATTTTATAAAACCAAGGCCTATTATCTTGCCCAATGGCTACAAAAGCACAACATACATGCACCCGATATATGGGTATGGGGAGCAGGCAAGTTATCGCGTAAGCGTGCCCGGTTGCTTGAACAATTAGGTACCAGTATTCAGGGGTATTTTGACTTAAGTAGTCACCATCGTCTAAATGTTCCCTGTCTGCATTTTCACGACATTCCACCGCCTGGCAAGCTCTTTATTGTATCTTATGTGGGCAATTGGGGAGCACGTGACCAGATCAGGGCACACCTGTTAAAGTTGGGTTATTGTGAGGGTATTGACTTTTTGTTGGCAAGTTGA
- a CDS encoding SpoIIE family protein phosphatase has protein sequence MKISIYLKVTVFSMVLVFFTAIAFYLITKKNTENSLEMQIKRKLKNQSDYIINSIDYFVFERHSDIRHIAKDAIFQQPGIHQHPRKITNHLLSIKKENPLYESFSFFDAQRVRIADTKGLKIGQQHSYTKYWTQLTRQESALDVSLSESLGKAVMHFAQTIRNKNGKKIGIVVSRVLIKRLYEVFSPAIPLHELNKGVKIDLIDTQGRLLYSSSHPKNILVKKHPNLALLRQHLWNKSQQRKKQSTFEKDGRIFFYSREPGYLNYKGSGWILVMSIPKKVAYAPTTKLRNVLLLSFIPIILVAIVIALLFAHYFSRPIVLLAKLAQEYGKGNFWANISFKSNDERKFLHRSLTWMAGQLRFKMQEQDDLNRKLNLKIHEIEEQNKEIEEQRSQITESISYAERLQNVLLPTKGEIKELLSQHFIIFKPRDMVSGDFYWVSRVKLSDEGEKMVIAAIDCTGHGVPGAFMSVIAYNMLHQIVDVEKNTNPVVILHHLNKRVKTLLHQGESSKVNENERVSDGMDLSLCVVDMAQRQLEFCGANRPLYVVRNKQLVEFKGNKWSIGGGADYFNKRTQRMHDNDHLETVNIDLQVNDRVYLFSDGITDQFGERSQAKFSSKRLKNAIAQTCTLPMNLQCSLIAQRLEDWQGSEFQIDDILLMGFWFTAEDFQKYHTSSKLAYAPNSF, from the coding sequence ATGAAGATTAGTATTTACCTTAAGGTGACTGTCTTTAGCATGGTGCTGGTGTTTTTTACCGCCATAGCTTTCTATCTGATTACTAAAAAAAACACCGAAAACTCGCTAGAGATGCAGATCAAACGTAAGCTCAAAAACCAGTCTGATTATATCATCAACAGCATCGATTATTTTGTGTTTGAACGTCATTCAGATATCCGCCATATCGCCAAAGATGCCATATTTCAACAGCCAGGTATTCACCAACACCCTCGGAAAATCACCAACCATTTATTAAGTATAAAAAAAGAAAATCCTTTGTATGAAAGCTTTTCTTTTTTTGATGCCCAACGGGTAAGAATAGCCGATACCAAAGGGTTGAAAATAGGGCAACAACATAGTTATACCAAATATTGGACTCAGCTTACCAGGCAAGAGTCAGCTTTAGACGTTTCCTTGTCTGAGTCGTTGGGCAAGGCAGTTATGCACTTTGCCCAAACCATTCGCAATAAAAACGGAAAAAAAATAGGCATAGTAGTTTCGCGGGTGCTCATCAAGCGTTTGTACGAGGTTTTTAGCCCTGCTATTCCCTTACATGAGCTCAACAAAGGAGTAAAAATAGACTTGATAGATACGCAGGGCAGGTTGTTGTATTCGAGCAGTCATCCAAAAAATATATTGGTAAAAAAACACCCTAATTTGGCCCTGCTTCGTCAGCATTTGTGGAATAAGTCTCAACAACGTAAAAAGCAAAGCACCTTTGAAAAAGACGGTCGAATATTTTTTTATAGCCGCGAACCAGGCTACCTCAACTACAAGGGCAGCGGCTGGATACTGGTGATGAGTATACCCAAAAAGGTAGCCTATGCCCCCACTACCAAGCTTCGTAATGTTTTGTTGCTTAGTTTTATCCCTATCATTCTTGTAGCCATTGTCATTGCCTTGCTGTTTGCCCATTATTTTTCGCGTCCTATAGTATTGCTTGCTAAGTTGGCGCAAGAGTATGGCAAAGGTAATTTTTGGGCAAATATCAGTTTTAAATCCAACGACGAACGCAAATTTTTGCACCGTAGTCTTACCTGGATGGCAGGTCAACTCCGCTTTAAGATGCAAGAACAGGACGACTTGAACAGAAAGCTGAACCTCAAGATACACGAGATAGAAGAACAAAACAAAGAAATAGAAGAGCAACGCAGCCAAATCACAGAGAGCATTTCTTACGCCGAACGTTTGCAAAATGTGCTGTTGCCTACCAAAGGTGAAATAAAAGAATTGCTGTCTCAACACTTTATCATTTTCAAACCCCGTGATATGGTATCGGGCGATTTTTATTGGGTCAGCCGGGTTAAATTATCTGATGAAGGCGAAAAAATGGTCATTGCGGCCATTGACTGTACCGGGCACGGCGTACCAGGGGCTTTCATGAGCGTGATTGCGTATAATATGTTGCACCAGATTGTAGACGTAGAAAAAAACACCAATCCGGTGGTTATTTTACACCACCTCAACAAACGGGTAAAGACCCTGCTACACCAGGGCGAATCGTCAAAAGTAAACGAAAACGAACGGGTAAGCGATGGCATGGACTTGTCGCTGTGTGTGGTAGACATGGCACAACGCCAACTAGAGTTTTGTGGTGCCAACCGCCCATTATACGTCGTGCGCAACAAACAACTGGTAGAGTTTAAGGGCAACAAATGGTCGATTGGGGGTGGGGCTGATTATTTTAACAAAAGAACCCAACGCATGCACGACAACGACCACTTGGAAACGGTAAATATTGACCTACAGGTAAACGACCGGGTTTACTTATTTTCTGATGGTATTACCGATCAGTTTGGAGAAAGATCGCAGGCCAAATTTAGCTCCAAAAGGCTCAAAAATGCCATTGCTCAAACTTGCACACTGCCTATGAACCTACAGTGTAGCCTGATAGCACAACGTTTGGAAGATTGGCAGGGCAGTGAGTTTCAGATTGACGATATTTTGCTGATGGGTTTTTGGTTTACTGCTGAAGATTTTCAGAAATACCATACATCAAGCAAGTTGGCCTATGCACCCAATAGCTTTTAG
- a CDS encoding (2Fe-2S)-binding protein — MKISFTINGKAQTVETDENTPLLWVIRDRLGLKGTKFGCGKAACGACTIHIDGGAVRSCSYAAKFAQGKSITTIEGLSKGKDLHPVQQAWMEEIVPQCGYCQPGFMMATAALLDKIPQPSDDDIDENIVNVCRCGTYYRMRKAIHRAAKIKQG; from the coding sequence ATGAAAATTTCATTTACCATCAATGGAAAAGCGCAAACAGTAGAAACTGACGAAAACACTCCGCTTTTGTGGGTCATTAGAGACAGGCTGGGGCTCAAGGGCACCAAGTTTGGCTGTGGCAAAGCCGCCTGCGGTGCTTGCACCATTCACATAGATGGGGGAGCGGTGCGTTCTTGCTCTTATGCCGCCAAATTTGCCCAGGGCAAGTCCATTACTACTATAGAAGGGCTCTCTAAAGGCAAAGATTTACACCCTGTACAACAAGCCTGGATGGAAGAAATTGTGCCCCAGTGTGGCTATTGCCAACCGGGTTTTATGATGGCTACAGCCGCCTTGCTCGACAAAATCCCACAGCCGTCGGACGACGATATTGACGAAAATATTGTAAATGTATGTCGCTGTGGCACTTACTACCGCATGCGCAAAGCCATTCATCGGGCAGCAAAGATCAAACAAGGTTGA